In a genomic window of Ranitomeya imitator isolate aRanImi1 chromosome 5, aRanImi1.pri, whole genome shotgun sequence:
- the ESCO2 gene encoding N-acetyltransferase ESCO2, with amino-acid sequence MATRTPRKRKQSWGAADGRCPSSGTPGKKLLADCSVVLTPLRSRNLNSGTKRSPTPRSATAGDPREKENLAASPQRSSVARKLIVSPQAAERADAYVFSPVKSPVPAVSFYKKQSDYVTPMERKLISASKGRRGGEDVTPPAAKEPPTVTRTRKLPSAKKRRSTGKKSPPKTRSPTLQEPSKTSPTQEPVTQKTAILGLKVKPRPRLTVGAAFFATSRKPHSASRRPPAHLRFPASSKPSLRPVKESTAPTAKSEVSAAGRKEAAGGSQEGGEGGVPSVRGNGESEGADVNQKGPEEKNAHPGQERSAGAADGSQMIFDTDDSIVKSSEKRDPSVYPIFSTASVAKKRPVDFRGDLTSPVCSSTPAVTKAPKLSKRKDGKKMADDQLIIDAGQKHFGPVSCGSCGMIFSASSAEDEAQHAQYHQRLLERLRYVGWKKERIVAESFDWKILMICPDDPKYARRKAEEVRELVDAELGFQQTNPNSPARACTYLYVTSDKKIAGCLIAEPIRQAFRVLAEPPSPEDKSLERHRAWRCSSDPQPAICGISRIWVFSPMRRRNIASRLMDAVRSSFIYGSHLNTDEIAFSDPTPDGKLFASTYCAVPDFLVYNFLS; translated from the exons ATGGCCACCCGGACACCGAGGAAGAGAAAGCAGAGCTGGGGCGCTGCAGACGG CCGCTGCCCGTCCTCCGGCACGCCGGGGAAGAAGTTATTGGCGGACTGCAGCGTGGTGCTGACTCCGCTCCGATCCAGGAACCTGAACAGCGGCACGAAACGTTCACCAACGCCGCGCAGCGCGACCGCCGGGGACCCCCGGGAGAAGGAGAACTTGGCGGCCTCCCCGCAGAGGAGCAGCGTCGCCCGGAAGCTGATCGTGTCGCCCCAGGCGGCGGAGCGCGCCGACGCTTATGTCTTCTCCCCGGTGAAGTCGCCGGTGCCGGCCGTGTCCTTCTACAAGAAGCAGAGCGACTACGTGACGCCGATGGAGCGGAAACTGATCAGCGCCAGTAAGGGCCGCCGCGGCGGGGAGGACGTGACGCCACCGGCCGCAAAGGAGCCTCCGACGGTCACAAGGACGAGGAAACTGCCGAGCGCCAAGAAAAGGAGGTCAACCGGgaaaaaaagccccccaaaaaccAGAAGTCCGACCCTCCAGGAGCCCAGCAAGACGTCGCCCACACAAGAGCCGGTCACCCAGAAAACCGCCATCCTGGGGCTGAAGGTGAAGCCGCGGCCGAGGTTAACGGTGGGCGCTGCCTTCTTCGCCACCAGCAGGAAGCCTCATTCCGCGTCCCGGCGGCCCCCCGCCCACCTCAGATTCCCAGCGTCTTCTAAGCCGTCGTTGAGACCCGTAAAAGAGAGCACCGCGCCAACCGCGAAGTCTGAGGTCAGCGCCGCGGGCAGGAAGGAGGCGGCCGGCGGCAGCCAGGAGGGAGGCGAAGGTGGTGTGCCGTCTGTCAGGGGGAACGGCGAGAGCGAGGGGGCCGACGTCAACCAGAAGGGTCCGGAGGAGAAGAACGCCCACCCGGGACAAGAGCGCAGCGCG GGAGCGGCCGATGGATCTCAGATGATATTTGACACTGACGACTCCATAGTGAAATCCTCGGAGAAGAGAG ACCCCTCGGTGTACCCGATCTTCAGCACCGCGTCCGTGGCGAAGAAGCG acccGTAGATTTTCGGGGGGATCTGACGTCCCCCGTTTGCTCCAGTACTCCGGCCGTGACTAAAGCCCCGAAGCTGAGCAAGAGGAAGGACGGCAAGAAAATGGCCGACGATCAGCTGATCATA GACGCGGGGCAGAAGCACTTTGGTCCGGTGTCGTGCGGCTCCTGCGGGATGATCTTCTCGGCCTCCAGTGCGGAGGATGAGGCTCAGCATGCGCAGTATCACCAGAGGCTGCTGGAGCGGCTCCGCTACGTG GGCTGGAAAAAAGAGCGAATCGTTGCCGAATCCTTTGACTGGAAAATCCTGATGATCTGCCCCGACGACCCGAAATACGCCAGGAGGAAG GCGGAGGAGGTGCGAGAGCTGGTGGACGCGGAGCTCGGCTTCCAGCAGACGAACCCGAATTCTCCCGCCAGGGCGTGCACCTATCTGTACGTGACCAGTGATAAGAAGATCGCCGGGTGCCTGATCGCCGAGCCCATCAGACAG GCGTTCCGGGTTCTGGCCGAGCCGCCGTCTCCTGAGGACAAGTCGCTGGAGCGTCACCGAGCCTGGCGCTGCTCCTCTGACCCCCAGCCGGCCATCTGCGGCATCAGCAGGATCTGGGTGTTCTCCCCGATGCGCAGGAGGAACATCGCCAGCCGCCTGATGGACGCCGTGAG GAGCTCTTTCATTTACGGCTCGCACCTGAACACCGATGAGATCGCCTTCTCCGACCCCACGCCGGACGGGAAGCTTTTCGCCAGCACCTACTGCGCCGTCCCCGACTTCCTGGTGTACAACTTCCTCAGTTAG